From Capricornis sumatraensis isolate serow.1 chromosome 19, serow.2, whole genome shotgun sequence:
ggtttttctttgttttccttcatctttatattgaaattaaaaaggaCATTATAAATGTGGGAGGGGGTACAAATCTTTCTCTGTGATTGAGAAAGAGACAATGTGATGGAGCAGAGACAATGGTGGACACGAAAAGCTCCGTGGAGATTTTCTAaactatatgtatttatattcatcACATTATGCTTCAGCACATATGTGTGCACCACACACTCAGGCCATGCAGTTTCTATGACATGACATCAGCATTGGCAGTACTGTCAATTGCTACCCCCTCAAACTGCTCACTgaagaatatttgaaaagaaactttCCCCTTTACGAATAGGGTCACCCACTAATTTTTGCTGTCttgatcagaaaaaaagaaaagaataggaaaaaggaaaagcaggcTAACATCACCTTTAAGGCTGGCAGGACCACGCTCTTCTCCTTGCAGAATAAGGACCTGctgctttgatcactgaggcaGAAAGGCCACATCACTGTCCCTTACCAACACTGCAGACAGATGTCTTCAAGGTCTTGTGGTTTTTTTCCCTAGATCCTTTTTAATTTGCCCAGAGAGGAGCTGGATTGGTTAAAACACTTCTGTTAAGACACCCTCTAGGCAGCAGATAATTAGTAAGCCTGGGAGAATTCTCCAGTCAATCTCTGGTGGGGTTGTGCAACAGGTTGGGTCTCAGAATCTAAGGTCTCTGCTTCAAATTTCCTGCTTGACATTATTGacctctaggaattttatttaacttaaaggGGACGTGCATTGTACAGCCCCCTCCACTAGCAGAAATGAGGACTTATCTACCCCCAACACCCATACACCCCCCCATAAATACACCAACTAAGTTACTCCCAGGGGAACAGACACATTTTGGCAATGAGGCCCCTCCAGAGGCCCAGGGTGTGAACAGCTGCACAGAGGGCTGTGTGCTGTGGAGTCAGCACTTCAGAAGGCGGGAGGGGGCAATGGATCAAGAAGGAAGGAGTCTCAGGTCTTGATGgatcagaagaaggaaaataggGAGAGGTGGTCAGGACACAGGAGACAAGAAAACCAGGAAAGggccaaaaaacagaaaatgtagaaaaaatgagagaagcaaaagaaagaaacaaaagagaatgtGGGCAACCACACAAGacaggaaggagacagagcagaaggagaaaaggaacagaaaagagagTGAGATGCATGGGGAAGGAtgtgaggagggagaggggagccaggaagaggacatcagaggacgTCAGAGCTCAGTGAGGATACCTTTGTGAGCAGAGGATCAGGGCTTTCTAGACTGCTCCTCAATCTCTACAGAGAGCTTGTGGGCCCAGTACCCCAGGTCGGCCACATAAACCAGCAAGTTGATGGCTGTCAGGACGGCCACAGCCAGGCGCTGGTCCCAGGCGCACATGAGGTCATTCATGCAGCTCACATCGCTGGACCGCTGGGGCTGCCCGCCGAACTCCTCGCTGAACTGATAGAGCGGCCAGAGGACAAGAGCACTGATGTAGAGGAGGACGAAGAGCACAGTGAGCACAAGTTGTAAAATGGTGAAGGGGATGGGCAGCCTGTTCTCCCAGTTGCCCAGATTCAGCAGGATGGTTACTGCTGTTGGGATGAAGCAGAAGGAGTACACAGCCACGCACCACACCAGGGCCGGCTGGTGCAGGTATAGGGAGGCGTTGCTGAGGAAGGCAAAGATGACACCAGCCACGAAGGTCTCCAGCACATTCAGCAGGCCGGGCACGGTGTGCATGTAGCAGGGGATCTCTTTGAGCTTGTAGAAGTTCCACGTACCTGCCATTTCTATGGCATAAAGCACTGAAGCGACGCAGGAGAATGCAGTGGCAGCGATGGCCCGGTCCCACTCAGGGCCATGAGGCAGGAACTGGACGTAGGTGATGGAGTAGATGATGGAGGCTGAGAGGCAGATGAGGGTTGTGTAGCAGGCGAAGGTGACGGGAAAGTTGTACCAGTAGAAAGGAAAGCGAGGCTGGAGATCATTTACCTCAACTATGGCTATGAATAGGGTCACAGTGAAACAGATGCACCAGAAGTACATGGACCAGTTACCTACGTCCCCTCTCCAAATGCCCATGTCAGCCACCAAGGAGAATGCCACGCAGGTGGAGAGGAGCTGCGGCACGCGGAGGAACCAGAACACTCTCCTCACGTAGAGCCAGTATGGGAGTGCTGCCCTGGTGGCCATGGTGTTATGAATGTCTGGCCAGTCACAGTCACCGGTCTGGCAGTGGTCTTCACTGAGGACTCACCAAAGAAAAATCCACTTCCAGAGGATCAGACACCTACAAACggctcagggctctgtgacagcTGAGGCTCAGGATCTGCGGAGTTGGAACCAATGGCCTCAGATACTGGGGTAACAGCACAGCTGCTCCAGAACGGTTCTCCCCACCCATCACCCTTGGCCTTGTCAGGAGACTTGTCTTATCCCAAAGCTCCCAGCTAGTTGTGGTCTAGCCCTCAAACCATGAACACTGTGGATCTCTCTAAGCTGGCCATTATCTATGGAGACACAGAGACGGATGGTCCTTATCGTTAATCCCAACCCTTCAAGTCTCTCAAAATTGAAAacgaatatttaaaaaattgtttggtAACAAAATTCAACCCAAAGAGACGTGAGACAAATTatgatctttttatattttacttaatgtGACTGTTCAAAAGTTCAGTTGCCGAAACACTAATGTGTATGATTACAAGGTGCTTTCAGACCCCAGTGGGATGTGATGTCATGTAGAGTAGATGTACTATGTCACCTGTCTGGAGCTGAAAATTCTGACTTCTAGAGAATATCTGACTCCAGGGGTTTCAGAAAAGGGACAATGGAGTGTCCTTTTGactaaccccattttacagatgagaaaactaaggtagGGGAATTAAGTCCTTCcctaagatgggcttccctggtagctcagaggttaaagcatctgcctggaatgcgggagacccaggttcagtccctgggtcgggaagatcccctggagaaggaaatgacaacccactccagtactcttgcctggagaatcccatggagggaggagcctggtaggctacagtccatgggatcgcaaagagtcagacacgactgagcgacatgcTACTACTACTAATACTAAGATGGCATGACCATGATGTTGGAACCCCAGGTAAATATACCAAAGCCGTGGGCATGAACTCTGTGCTCTGCAGTGCACATGGCAGAAATCCCCTCAGGTGGAGCCCAGGACCAAAGCCTAGAACACACCTTCAGGGCCAGAGCCTCCTTCCACAGCAACCTGAAAATACATGAATCCTGGCCTCTCCTCCCTGCAGCCATCTCTAGAAGAAGCTGCCACCTGAggggacacagccccacccagAGGAGGGCAGCTTCAGAAGTGAACAGGGAGGAGCCATGGGGTGAGAGCAAGGCCGTCGGGACAGGATGAAATGGGAAGTAGGGACTATCGTGACTCCCCTCCCCAATTTTGCCTTCACATGTGACTCTTTTGCATTGGGTCAGGGGACCCCAACCTAGCACGATTCCAAGGTGGAGCATCATGGAGGAACCAAGGAACGAAATGTTAAAATGCCAGGTTTTTAAGCTCTAAAGCAGCCATCCACATGTGAATCTAATCCTTT
This genomic window contains:
- the LOC138095484 gene encoding myeloid-associated differentiation marker-like, which encodes MATRAALPYWLYVRRVFWFLRVPQLLSTCVAFSLVADMGIWRGDVGNWSMYFWCICFTVTLFIAIVEVNDLQPRFPFYWYNFPVTFACYTTLICLSASIIYSITYVQFLPHGPEWDRAIAATAFSCVASVLYAIEMAGTWNFYKLKEIPCYMHTVPGLLNVLETFVAGVIFAFLSNASLYLHQPALVWCVAVYSFCFIPTAVTILLNLGNWENRLPIPFTILQLVLTVLFVLLYISALVLWPLYQFSEEFGGQPQRSSDVSCMNDLMCAWDQRLAVAVLTAINLLVYVADLGYWAHKLSVEIEEQSRKP